A genomic segment from Cyanobium sp. NIES-981 encodes:
- a CDS encoding M61 family metallopeptidase: protein MPTSFLPSLSLDLRAPESQLVGVRLRYQPSRQLLRFALPAWTPGSYLIRDYVRQLEGLEVVQAGRVLQPRRVGTSRWELALPGLEPVEIRYRILATELTVRTCHLDGDHGFLALAAVALELEGERWSAHRLCLQLPPGWQAFVPLPADPDGGWTARHFDALVDTPVEVGPHPCHAFAVAGVPHRWVTWGRTLSGGDLPQEDPRWLADVEQVCLACCRLMGVDRPAADHYLVVLHLNADGYGGLEHDTSTVLQYGRRRLARPDGRRKLLQLVAHEYLHQWNVRRLRPAELTPYAYGQAVVIPTLWFAEGITSYVDQLLPFSAGLGSVEELLEDLGSDLSRYLLTPGRAVQSLRQSGEEAWVKLYRADAHSPNNQISYYLKGAVLALVLDLHLRRHGSGLPVVLRCLWHRLGRAGRGYREADLIAAFAAEAGDLASLLPAWLEGVEDPPLADYLADVGLMLESRRSPSLWLGWQLQSRPEGLTLQRVVRDSPAQRAGFTVGDELLALNGWRLHQPEDLKAVLAGCVAAPPLRVLYARDGQVRSAELEPEPPAVEAWTLRIDPAAGEGAEDRRRRWLALECP, encoded by the coding sequence GTGCCCACGTCGTTTCTGCCCAGCCTCAGCCTCGATCTGCGTGCACCCGAATCCCAGCTGGTGGGGGTGCGGCTCCGTTACCAACCCAGCCGGCAGCTGTTGCGCTTCGCCCTGCCGGCCTGGACCCCCGGCTCCTACCTGATCCGCGACTACGTGCGCCAGCTGGAGGGGCTGGAGGTGGTGCAGGCAGGCAGGGTGCTCCAACCCCGGCGGGTAGGCACCAGCCGCTGGGAGCTGGCCCTGCCCGGTCTCGAGCCGGTGGAGATCCGCTACCGCATCCTCGCCACCGAGCTCACGGTGCGCACCTGCCATCTCGATGGCGATCACGGCTTCCTGGCCCTGGCTGCGGTGGCGCTGGAGCTGGAGGGGGAGCGGTGGTCGGCCCACCGCCTGTGCCTGCAGCTGCCGCCTGGCTGGCAGGCGTTCGTCCCCCTTCCCGCCGATCCGGATGGGGGCTGGACCGCCCGCCACTTCGATGCCCTGGTGGACACCCCGGTGGAAGTGGGGCCCCACCCCTGCCACGCCTTCGCCGTGGCCGGCGTTCCCCACCGCTGGGTCACCTGGGGGCGCACCCTCAGCGGCGGCGACCTGCCCCAGGAGGACCCCCGCTGGCTGGCTGATGTGGAGCAGGTGTGTCTGGCCTGCTGCCGGCTGATGGGGGTGGATCGGCCTGCCGCCGATCACTACCTGGTCGTGCTGCACCTCAATGCCGACGGCTACGGCGGCCTGGAGCACGACACCAGCACGGTGCTGCAGTACGGCCGCCGCCGCCTGGCCCGCCCGGACGGGCGCCGCAAGCTGCTGCAGCTGGTGGCGCACGAATACCTGCACCAATGGAACGTGCGCCGGCTGCGGCCCGCCGAACTCACTCCCTATGCCTACGGCCAGGCGGTGGTGATTCCCACCCTCTGGTTTGCCGAGGGGATCACCAGCTACGTGGATCAGCTTCTGCCCTTCAGTGCCGGGCTGGGCAGCGTTGAGGAGCTGCTGGAGGATCTCGGCAGCGACCTCAGCCGCTACCTGCTCACTCCCGGCCGGGCGGTGCAGAGCCTGCGCCAGAGCGGCGAGGAGGCCTGGGTGAAGCTTTACCGCGCCGATGCCCATTCCCCCAACAACCAGATCAGCTACTACCTCAAGGGGGCGGTGCTGGCGTTGGTGCTCGATCTGCACCTGCGGCGTCACGGCAGCGGCCTGCCGGTGGTGCTGCGCTGTCTGTGGCACCGGCTGGGCCGTGCGGGCCGGGGCTACCGGGAGGCTGATCTGATCGCGGCCTTCGCTGCCGAGGCGGGTGATCTTGCCTCCCTGCTGCCAGCCTGGCTGGAAGGGGTGGAGGATCCTCCCCTGGCCGACTACCTGGCCGATGTGGGGCTGATGCTGGAGAGTCGCCGCTCCCCCAGCCTGTGGCTGGGGTGGCAGCTGCAATCCAGGCCCGAGGGCTTGACGCTGCAGCGGGTTGTGCGTGACTCTCCTGCACAACGGGCTGGATTCACGGTGGGCGATGAACTGCTGGCCCTCAACGGGTGGCGTCTGCATCAGCCCGAGGATCTGAAGGCCGTGCTCGCTGGTTGCGTTGCCGCTCCCCCCCTCCGGGTGCTCTATGCCCGTGATGGCCAGGTGCGCAGCGCCGAGCTTGAGCCCGAGCCTCCGGCCGTGGAGGCCTGGACCCTGCGGATCGACCCGGCGGCCGGTGAAGGCGCCGAGGATCGCCGCCGCCGCTGGCTCGCCCTGGAGTGTCCATGA